A single window of uncultured Sunxiuqinia sp. DNA harbors:
- a CDS encoding aromatic aminobenezylarsenical efflux permease ArsG family transporter, whose translation MELLQSILENTNYAALSALILGLMTAISPCPMATNITAIGFLGKDVSDRKRVFISGLVYTLGRAFSYTSLAFILFLGADQLKFSRIFQQYGERILGPLLVLIGLVMLGIIKLNFPGFNKLSQKFEAKEKHSFWDVFLVGVLFALAFCPYSGVLYFGMLIPMTIQSASGLVLPIIFAIATALPVIVFAWLIAFAIAKVGSIYSHLKVIEIWVRRVVATMFIGVGIYYIIIIWFS comes from the coding sequence ATGGAGCTTTTACAAAGCATACTTGAAAATACCAATTACGCCGCATTGTCAGCCTTAATTCTGGGTTTGATGACGGCTATTAGCCCCTGCCCGATGGCCACAAACATAACCGCGATTGGCTTCTTAGGCAAAGATGTTAGCGACAGGAAACGGGTATTTATCAGCGGGTTGGTATACACATTGGGAAGAGCTTTTTCGTATACGAGTCTGGCTTTTATCCTTTTTTTGGGTGCCGATCAACTGAAGTTCTCGAGAATTTTTCAACAATATGGCGAACGCATCTTAGGCCCACTTTTGGTACTGATTGGTTTGGTCATGCTTGGAATAATTAAATTGAATTTCCCGGGATTCAATAAGCTCAGTCAAAAATTTGAAGCTAAAGAAAAACACAGCTTTTGGGATGTTTTCCTGGTTGGTGTTTTGTTTGCTTTGGCTTTCTGTCCATACAGTGGTGTTCTTTATTTTGGAATGCTAATTCCTATGACAATTCAATCGGCATCCGGCTTGGTTCTTCCTATAATATTTGCGATTGCGACAGCCCTGCCCGTGATTGTATTTGCCTGGCTAATCGCTTTTGCCATTGCGAAGGTTGGCTCCATATACAGTCACCTCAAAGTAATTGAAATTTGGGTCCGTCGAGTCGTTGCCACTATGTTTATCGGTGTCGGCATTTATTACATCATCATTATTTGGTTTTCATGA
- a CDS encoding cytochrome c biogenesis protein CcdA, which produces MKQLSFIITFLIISFTSFSQILEPVKWSFDSKQDGDQVQLIFKATIEESWHLYDTYLAEGGPVATSINYEDTTRFAFVGDLQKTPEPTEQFDETFQMVLRYFSHQAEFVQNVKLKTDELVTINGYVEFMCCDDETCLPPTEVDFSFTFNDSKEQPAGESKVNVESDTTKILTDKGKEGSTETLWLFFFFSLLAGFAAILTPCVFPMIPMTVSFFMHSGKSKLKSRLHAAFYGFSIIAIYTIVGTFVAVVFGPGAANWLSTHWLPNTLFFIIFFVFAFSFFGMFEITLPSWLVNRSDKQVDKGGFLGSFFMALTLVLVSFSCTGPIVGAILVESAGGAVLKPIVGMFGFALAFALPFTLFALFPGWLNNLPKSGGWLNSVKVVLGFLELALGLKFLSIADQTYHWGILDREVYLALWIVIFILMGFYLLGKLKFSHDSDVKFVSVPRLMMAIITFSFVVYLIPGMFGAPLKAISGYLPPQTTHDFDLHKIIRDEVKLVGATGGTIGFHEGSEQCEEPKFAEFLHLPHGLNGYFDYEQGMACAKALNKPVFIDFTGHGCVNCREMEANVWSDPRVLERLKNEFVIIALYVDDKSKLPESEWVTSTYDGKVKRTLGKKYADFQITRFGVNAQPYYVLLDNNGDLLVDPKAYDLNPDNFIDFLDSGMKEFKERN; this is translated from the coding sequence ATGAAGCAACTTAGTTTTATCATCACCTTTTTAATTATCTCCTTCACATCATTTAGTCAGATACTGGAACCTGTAAAATGGTCTTTCGATTCAAAACAAGATGGAGATCAGGTTCAGCTAATTTTTAAAGCAACCATAGAAGAAAGTTGGCATTTGTACGATACTTACCTGGCGGAAGGAGGTCCGGTCGCAACTTCAATTAATTATGAAGATACGACCCGGTTTGCGTTTGTGGGTGATTTGCAGAAAACACCAGAACCCACTGAACAGTTTGATGAAACATTTCAGATGGTTTTACGATACTTTAGTCACCAAGCAGAGTTTGTCCAAAATGTGAAATTGAAGACAGATGAACTGGTTACCATAAACGGCTATGTTGAGTTTATGTGCTGTGATGACGAAACATGCCTGCCTCCAACAGAAGTTGATTTTTCATTTACGTTCAATGATTCAAAAGAGCAACCTGCCGGAGAAAGTAAAGTAAATGTTGAATCAGATACAACGAAAATATTAACCGATAAAGGAAAAGAGGGGTCCACGGAGACACTTTGGTTGTTTTTCTTCTTTTCCCTTTTAGCAGGGTTTGCAGCGATTCTAACTCCCTGCGTTTTCCCGATGATACCGATGACTGTGTCATTTTTTATGCACAGCGGAAAATCAAAATTGAAATCCCGGCTACATGCGGCCTTTTATGGTTTTTCGATTATCGCAATTTATACCATTGTTGGTACATTTGTAGCCGTAGTTTTTGGGCCGGGTGCAGCGAATTGGCTGAGTACCCACTGGTTACCCAATACATTATTCTTCATTATCTTTTTTGTTTTTGCTTTCTCTTTTTTTGGTATGTTCGAAATAACTTTACCAAGTTGGTTGGTTAATCGGTCAGACAAACAGGTAGATAAAGGCGGATTTTTGGGATCTTTTTTCATGGCATTGACCTTAGTTTTGGTTTCCTTTTCTTGTACCGGTCCTATTGTTGGAGCTATTTTGGTTGAGTCGGCTGGAGGAGCAGTATTGAAACCCATTGTAGGGATGTTTGGGTTTGCATTAGCTTTTGCTTTGCCATTTACCTTATTTGCTTTATTTCCGGGATGGTTAAATAATTTACCAAAATCAGGTGGTTGGTTAAATTCTGTAAAAGTAGTACTTGGATTCCTGGAACTGGCACTTGGTCTTAAATTCTTAAGCATTGCTGATCAGACTTATCATTGGGGAATACTAGATCGCGAGGTTTATCTGGCTCTTTGGATTGTCATTTTCATTTTAATGGGCTTTTATTTGTTAGGTAAATTGAAGTTTTCGCACGATAGTGATGTGAAATTTGTTTCGGTACCTCGATTGATGATGGCAATTATAACTTTTTCGTTTGTGGTTTATTTAATTCCCGGAATGTTTGGAGCTCCATTAAAGGCAATTTCTGGTTATTTGCCACCACAAACAACCCACGATTTTGACTTGCATAAAATTATTCGTGATGAGGTTAAATTGGTTGGGGCTACGGGTGGAACAATTGGTTTTCATGAAGGAAGCGAGCAGTGTGAAGAACCTAAGTTTGCAGAGTTTTTACATTTGCCACATGGGCTAAATGGTTATTTCGACTATGAGCAGGGAATGGCTTGTGCGAAAGCTTTAAATAAACCTGTATTCATTGATTTTACAGGGCATGGTTGCGTAAACTGTCGAGAGATGGAAGCTAATGTTTGGTCTGATCCACGCGTATTGGAAAGACTAAAAAATGAGTTTGTGATTATTGCTTTGTATGTAGACGATAAAAGTAAATTACCAGAAAGCGAGTGGGTGACTTCAACCTATGATGGAAAAGTAAAGAGGACTTTAGGTAAGAAATATGCAGATTTTCAAATTACACGATTTGGCGTGAATGCTCAACCATACTATGTGCTTTTAGATAATAACGGAGATTTGTTGGTTGATCCAAAGGCCTACGATTTGAATCCAGACAATTTTATTGACTTTTTGGATAGCGGGATGAAAGAGTTTAAAGAAAGAAATTAG
- a CDS encoding nitrophenyl compound nitroreductase subunit ArsF family protein, whose amino-acid sequence MKTIFLSLLLMVGVGCFAQTKTSVEKQGDAKIEAFYFHNTRRCETCKAIENVSSEALKTMQIQLKSLNIDKDENMAIAETVGAGGQALIITNGKKNIDLTNKGFMYARSNPDKLKAAIEKAVKELDNE is encoded by the coding sequence GTGGGAGTAGGCTGTTTTGCACAAACAAAAACTTCTGTCGAGAAACAAGGGGATGCAAAAATTGAAGCGTTCTATTTCCACAATACGCGCCGTTGCGAAACTTGCAAAGCTATTGAAAATGTTTCATCGGAAGCATTAAAGACAATGCAAATACAACTAAAATCACTCAATATTGACAAGGATGAAAATATGGCTATTGCAGAAACGGTTGGAGCTGGCGGACAGGCTTTGATTATTACTAACGGTAAGAAAAACATCGACCTCACCAACAAAGGTTTTATGTATGCCCGAAGCAATCCAGACAAATTGAAAGCTGCGATTGAAAAAGCGGTGAAAGAATTGGACAACGAATAA
- a CDS encoding HU family DNA-binding protein yields MTKADIVNEISKNTGIEKVTVQKTVEAFMETVKDSLTDGKNVYLRGFGSFIVKKRAEKTARNISKNTTIIIPEHFIPAFKPAKTFVAQVKDEVKK; encoded by the coding sequence ATGACTAAAGCAGATATTGTTAATGAAATTAGCAAGAACACGGGAATCGAGAAAGTGACTGTTCAAAAAACTGTTGAGGCTTTTATGGAAACAGTAAAAGACTCACTTACTGATGGTAAAAATGTTTACCTTCGTGGTTTCGGTAGTTTTATCGTAAAAAAGAGAGCTGAGAAAACAGCACGAAATATTTCAAAAAATACAACAATTATTATTCCTGAGCACTTCATTCCGGCTTTTAAACCAGCCAAGACGTTTGTAGCTCAAGTTAAAGACGAAGTAAAAAAATAA
- a CDS encoding Rne/Rng family ribonuclease has translation MSSDLIIDVSPSEVVIALLENKRLVELTREKSGAKFAVGDIYLAKVKKIMPSLNAAFIDVGYEKDAFLHYLDMGPQFSTLNKFMKIASSKKNRISSLSKIHSLPDINKEGKVTEVLKTGQNILVQIAKEPISTKGPRLTSELSIAGRNLVLMPFSDKVSVSQKIGSTEEKNRLKKLIQSIKPKKYGVIVRTVAEGKRVAELDQELKRLVAKFETTFQKLKKATAPALIVGEIDRTTALLRDIYNPTFNSIIVNDKAVSDDVADYIATIAPEKKKMVKTYTGGQPIFEHFGVDKQIKASFGKTVSFKNGAYLIIEHTEAFHVIDVNSGNRSKAGVDQETNAMEVNLAAAEEIARQLRLRDMGGIIVIDFIDMHESGNRQRVFERMKEAMGVDRTKHNILPLSKFCLMQITRQRVRPEEHVDTAEVCPSCKGTGKITPSILFTDELSSKVNYIFKDLNKKSLTLKVHPYVAAFLTKGIHSIKRKWAFKYFKKINVESVNAYSFLEYHFYDDNLEEIIL, from the coding sequence GTGAGTAGCGATCTAATTATTGATGTCTCTCCCTCAGAAGTCGTTATTGCCTTATTAGAAAATAAACGCCTAGTTGAACTTACCAGGGAAAAAAGCGGAGCAAAATTTGCAGTTGGCGACATTTATTTAGCCAAAGTGAAAAAAATTATGCCGAGCTTGAACGCTGCATTCATCGACGTTGGTTATGAAAAGGATGCATTTTTGCATTATCTCGACATGGGACCCCAGTTTTCAACTTTAAACAAGTTTATGAAAATTGCCAGTTCCAAAAAGAACCGTATTTCTTCATTATCTAAAATTCATTCCTTGCCCGATATTAATAAAGAGGGTAAAGTAACAGAAGTATTGAAAACAGGCCAGAATATTTTGGTTCAGATTGCCAAAGAACCAATTTCTACCAAAGGGCCACGATTAACTTCAGAGCTTTCAATAGCTGGACGAAATTTAGTGTTGATGCCTTTTAGCGACAAAGTTAGTGTTTCGCAAAAGATTGGTTCAACCGAAGAAAAGAACCGGCTAAAAAAATTAATTCAAAGTATTAAGCCGAAGAAATATGGTGTGATTGTTCGAACTGTTGCTGAAGGAAAACGGGTAGCAGAACTAGATCAGGAATTGAAAAGACTGGTTGCTAAATTTGAAACTACTTTCCAAAAACTTAAAAAAGCTACCGCCCCAGCTTTAATAGTCGGAGAGATTGACCGAACAACAGCATTACTGCGAGACATTTATAACCCAACGTTTAACAGCATCATTGTTAATGATAAAGCTGTTTCTGATGACGTTGCAGATTATATTGCAACGATTGCTCCTGAAAAAAAGAAAATGGTTAAAACCTACACCGGAGGACAACCCATTTTTGAACATTTTGGGGTCGATAAGCAAATTAAAGCGTCATTTGGTAAAACGGTTTCGTTTAAAAACGGAGCTTACCTGATTATTGAACATACAGAGGCTTTTCACGTGATTGATGTTAACAGCGGCAATCGGTCAAAAGCCGGAGTGGATCAGGAAACCAATGCGATGGAAGTTAACCTGGCAGCAGCTGAGGAAATAGCAAGACAGTTGAGGTTAAGAGACATGGGAGGTATCATTGTTATCGATTTTATCGATATGCATGAATCAGGAAACCGCCAAAGGGTTTTCGAACGTATGAAAGAGGCGATGGGAGTCGACCGTACCAAGCACAACATACTTCCTTTAAGTAAGTTTTGTTTGATGCAGATCACTCGTCAACGGGTAAGGCCCGAAGAACATGTGGATACAGCAGAAGTATGTCCATCATGTAAAGGCACCGGAAAAATTACGCCTAGTATTCTCTTTACAGATGAATTAAGTAGCAAAGTCAACTACATTTTTAAAGACTTAAATAAAAAGAGTTTGACCTTGAAAGTTCATCCGTATGTAGCTGCATTTCTGACTAAAGGAATTCATTCCATTAAAAGGAAGTGGGCTTTTAAATATTTCAAAAAAATCAATGTTGAATCGGTTAATGCCTACAGCTTTTTGGAATATCATTTTTATGACGATAATTTAGAAGAAATTATTCTTTAA
- a CDS encoding LuxR C-terminal-related transcriptional regulator has protein sequence MLRYLYTVLFFFFSLFVGAYEISGKLNLSDDWQPRVYLASINAPENLFVASPEFIINEALIDADGQFLLTGNDLPEEPRFYRIYIVRNNLFAVEFITGSVRNFAHLLLNNSSIIKIESSDNKSVFDSLVIRGSKINSKISQFEKSYFEKQKHLTSINTIAKRDFQSQSLNRYIRSFVDSCESSLVALFAIYHIVDPKTDFLRNSQFYFHFQDRLKLAFPSHIYTYAYDDMLINLVGYRDLVCEIPRITKTWRDWIIAGEGLVILFLVLWIFRIRRPFNKKKVVDYRSLLTDKEFKIWERLASGKSNKEIASELFIELSTVKTHINSLYRRLNVANRKEAIKLYSDWQN, from the coding sequence ATGTTGAGGTATTTATACACCGTGCTGTTTTTTTTCTTCTCATTGTTTGTTGGAGCATACGAGATTTCAGGAAAACTGAATCTGTCTGATGATTGGCAGCCTCGGGTTTACTTGGCCTCAATCAATGCGCCGGAAAACTTGTTTGTTGCTTCGCCGGAGTTTATTATTAATGAAGCATTGATTGACGCGGATGGCCAATTTTTATTGACCGGAAATGATTTGCCTGAAGAACCCCGGTTTTATCGTATTTACATTGTTCGGAATAATCTTTTTGCCGTTGAGTTTATTACCGGTTCAGTGCGTAATTTTGCGCACTTGTTATTGAATAATTCTTCGATAATAAAGATAGAGAGTTCTGACAATAAATCTGTTTTTGATTCTTTGGTTATAAGAGGGTCAAAGATAAATTCCAAAATCAGTCAGTTTGAGAAAAGCTATTTTGAGAAACAGAAACATCTGACTTCAATAAACACCATTGCAAAGCGCGATTTTCAATCGCAAAGTCTTAACAGGTATATTCGGAGTTTTGTAGACAGCTGTGAAAGTTCCTTGGTTGCTTTGTTTGCGATATATCATATCGTTGATCCCAAAACCGATTTTTTGAGAAACAGCCAGTTTTATTTTCATTTTCAGGATCGGTTGAAATTGGCTTTTCCGTCGCATATTTATACCTACGCTTACGACGACATGCTAATAAACCTGGTTGGTTACCGTGATTTGGTTTGTGAAATTCCGCGAATTACAAAGACTTGGCGCGATTGGATTATCGCAGGAGAGGGATTGGTGATCCTGTTTTTAGTATTGTGGATTTTCAGAATACGTCGACCTTTTAATAAAAAGAAAGTGGTTGATTATCGCTCTCTACTTACCGACAAGGAATTTAAAATTTGGGAGCGTTTGGCATCCGGGAAAAGCAATAAAGAAATTGCAAGCGAACTGTTTATTGAATTGAGCACGGTGAAAACCCATATTAATAGCTTGTACCGCAGGTTAAATGTTGCTAATCGAAAAGAGGCTATTAAGCTCTATAGCGACTGGCAAAATTAA
- a CDS encoding permease, producing MKNRRTYLLLLGLPVWILIYINMQWLADLITYGVFHMNPEAHLTQAVNFFLYEVPKVILLLILIIFIIGIIRSYFSAEKTRKVLEGKSLFTGNVMASLLGIVTPFCSCSAIPLFLGFVEAGIPIGVTFSFLIAAPLINEVALVLLIGLFGWKVAVIYVVSGLMIAIMAGFIIEKLHLQKYVAEWVYQVKATQLEEEKANLTFQQRIQAGWDLVKEIIGKIWIYILVGIAIGAGAHGFVPDDFLSSTLGNQHWYSIPLAILVGIPLYSNAAGIIPIVSVLIEKGVSLGTALAFMMSVIGLSLPEVVILKKVLKWQLIAVFVGVVASGIILIGFTFNYLIFT from the coding sequence ATGAAAAACAGAAGAACATACCTCTTACTTCTAGGCCTCCCTGTTTGGATATTGATATACATAAATATGCAATGGTTGGCTGACCTGATTACATATGGCGTTTTTCATATGAATCCGGAAGCTCATTTGACACAGGCAGTCAACTTTTTCTTATACGAAGTACCCAAGGTGATCCTGCTGTTGATATTGATCATTTTTATTATCGGCATCATCCGAAGCTATTTTTCAGCCGAGAAAACACGAAAGGTACTGGAAGGCAAATCGCTATTCACGGGCAATGTAATGGCTTCTCTTTTAGGAATTGTTACGCCGTTTTGTTCCTGTTCGGCTATACCGCTATTCCTGGGTTTTGTTGAAGCTGGAATACCAATTGGAGTCACTTTTTCTTTTTTGATTGCGGCTCCGCTGATCAACGAAGTAGCCTTGGTATTGCTCATTGGTCTGTTTGGCTGGAAAGTAGCTGTCATTTATGTTGTCTCAGGCTTAATGATCGCGATTATGGCGGGGTTTATCATTGAAAAACTTCACCTGCAAAAATACGTTGCTGAATGGGTTTACCAGGTAAAAGCAACCCAACTGGAGGAAGAAAAAGCAAACCTTACTTTTCAACAACGAATTCAAGCGGGATGGGATTTGGTAAAAGAAATTATTGGCAAAATCTGGATTTACATTTTAGTTGGTATCGCGATTGGTGCAGGAGCACATGGTTTTGTCCCCGACGATTTTCTATCGTCAACACTTGGCAATCAACATTGGTATTCCATTCCACTAGCTATTCTGGTTGGCATTCCGCTATACTCCAATGCAGCTGGCATTATTCCAATTGTAAGTGTGCTAATTGAAAAAGGCGTATCGCTGGGCACTGCTCTAGCCTTTATGATGTCTGTAATCGGGCTTTCTCTTCCTGAAGTAGTCATCCTGAAGAAAGTACTAAAATGGCAACTGATTGCTGTTTTTGTAGGAGTAGTCGCTTCCGGAATTATACTGATTGGCTTTACGTTCAATTACCTGATATTCACTTAA
- a CDS encoding putative zinc-binding protein translates to MRKKTCSGNENIPKTVFAGSGAADLGQISDMVARKMHQNGDRQMKCLAFVGAGIENMINSVKDSEMLIIDGCPLDCGKLTMEKIT, encoded by the coding sequence ATGAGAAAGAAAACCTGTTCTGGTAATGAAAACATTCCAAAAACAGTATTTGCAGGTTCCGGCGCAGCTGATCTGGGACAAATCTCTGACATGGTAGCCCGCAAGATGCATCAAAATGGCGACCGACAAATGAAATGTCTGGCTTTTGTTGGTGCCGGTATTGAAAACATGATTAATTCGGTTAAAGATTCTGAGATGCTAATCATTGATGGCTGTCCGCTTGATTGCGGAAAACTCACGATGGAAAAAATAACCTGA